The proteins below are encoded in one region of Hordeum vulgare subsp. vulgare chromosome 3H, MorexV3_pseudomolecules_assembly, whole genome shotgun sequence:
- the LOC123443277 gene encoding uncharacterized protein LOC123443277, producing MAEHVSHQAGAAVGHAQDTAGHVAHDAAGTAHDAAGAAHDAAGAGANHAGGVMEEVGGQAQMVARSAADAVQGAAETVKNAVGLGGN from the exons ATGGCCGAGCACGTGAGCCACCAGGCCGGCGCGGCGGTTGGCCACGCACAG GACACGGCCGGCCATGTGGCGCACGACGCCGCGGGGACGGCGCACGACGCGGCGGGGGCTGCCCACGACGCGGCCGGAGCGGGAGCCAACCACGCCGGCGGCGTTATGGAGGAGGTCGGCGGGCAGGCGCAGATGGTCGCGCGGAGCGCCGCCGACGCCGTCCAGGGCGCCGCGGAGACCGTCAAGAACGCCGTCGGTCTCGGCGGCAACTAG
- the LOC123443279 gene encoding 25.3 kDa vesicle transport protein-like, with protein sequence MVKLTMIARITDGLPLAEGLDDGRDLKDADFYKQQAKLLFKNLSKGQHESSRLSIETGPYYFHYIIESRVCYLTMCDRSYPKKLAFQYLEDLKSEFERVNGSQIETAARPYAFIKFDTFIQKTRKLYLDTRTQRNLAKLNDELYEVHQIMTRNVQEVLGVGEKLDQVSQMSSRLTSDTRMYADKAKDLNRQALIRKYAPVAIVIGIVLMLFWVKNKIW encoded by the exons ATGGTGAAGCTGACAATGATAGCCCGCATCACTGATGGCCTTCCATTGGCGGAGGGGTTAGACGATGGTCGAGATCTGAAGGATGCTGACTTCTACAAGCAGCAAGCAAAACTGTTGTTCAAAAACTTATCTAAAGGCCAACACGAATCATCAAGGCTGTCAATTGAGACTGGACCGTACTATTTCCA TTACATCATTGAGAGCCGTGTATGCTATTTGACAATGTGTGACCGTTCTTATCCCAAGAAACTTGCATTCCAGTATTTAGAAGATCTAAAAAGTGAGTTTGAGAGGGTCAATGGCAGCCAAATTGAAACTGCTGCAAGGCCATATGCTTTCATCAAATTTG ATACATTCATACAGAAAACCAGGAAACTGTATTTGGATACCAGAACCCAAAGGAACCTTGCCAAGTTGAATGATGAGCTCTACGAGGTGCACCAGATTATGACTCGCAATGTTCAAGAAGTTCTTGGTGTGGGTGAAAAACTAGATC AGGTGAGTCAAATGTCTAGTAGGTTGACCTCTGATACGAGAATGTATGCAGACAAGGCAAAGGATCTCAATCGCCAG GCCTTAATTCGGAAGTATGCCCCTGTGGCCATTGTGATTGGGATAGTACtgatgctcttttgggtcaagaaCAAGATATGGTGA
- the LOC123443278 gene encoding basic proline-rich protein-like, which produces MPQQQPPLPLPPRMRPPTDREPAMAGPPPPRQRLGQAPRPFRAAEEPTARGPPPVVADRARPPEPRPRPSLAEEGRASHEALLANVARPAGRQEGRAAREAPAAAAVARPPEQQHGAPEGRATREAPVVPVARPPEKLHDAPEGRKAPRDAPIAPVARSPEQLYGSPEVRAAREAPVATVARPPEPRPGPYYVPGGGAAAPVATTDRPPETSPSPWPYPYYYEPEQRPPRRRTSALASCLMAAAFLLFAAGGAATALFLLFRPQPPEIAVAAVRLPSFAAANGTVAFTFEQVASVRNPNRAPLAHFDSSLRVAYAGGEIGSIYIPAGLIDSGSTKHWSTTFAVPAFPAATPPPLDMAAQQPAAAAAVMEVDSLLVVKGKVMVLRVLTHRVQASKVCRVGVSPIDGRVLGFRC; this is translated from the coding sequence ATGCCGCAGCAGCAACCACCCCTCCCGCTCCCGCCGCGCATGCGCCCGCCGACGGACCGCGAGCCTGCCATGGCCGGCCCGCCGCCTCCGCGCCAGCGGCTGGGCCAGGCTCCGAGGCCGTTCCGCGCGGCGGAGGAACCCACGGCCCGCGGGCCTCCTCCCGTCGTCGCCGACAGGGCCAGGCCGCCGGAGCCGCGGCCCCGGCCGAGCCTCGCGGAGGAGGGCCGCGCGTCTCACGAGGCTCTCCTCGCCAACGTCGCCAGGCCAGCGGGGAGGCAGGAGGGCCGCGCCGCTCGGGAGGCTCCCGCTGCAGCCGCCGTCGCAAggccgccggagcagcagcacGGAGCGCCGGAGGGCCGCGCGACTCGGGAGGCTCCAGTCGTCCCCGTTGCCAGGCCGCCGGAGAAGCTGCACGACGCGCCGGAGGGACGGAAGGCTCCTCGGGACGCTCCAATCGCCCCCGTTGCCAGGTCGCCGGAGCAGCTGTATGGCTCGCCGGAGGTTCGCGCGGCTCGGGAGGCCCCCGTCGCCACAGTGGCTAGGCCTCCGGAGCCGCGGCCGGGGCCGTACTACGTGCCGGGGGGCGGCGCGGCGGCTCCCGTCGCAACCACGGACAGGCCGCCGGAGACGAGCCCGAGCCCGTGGCCGTACCCGTACTACTACGAGCCGGAGCAGCGCCCTCCGCGGCGCCGCACCTCCGCCCTGGCGTcctgcctcatggcggcggccttCCTCCTGTTCGCggccggcggggcggcgacggcgctGTTCCTCCTCTTCCGACCGCAGCCGCCCGAGATCGCCGTCGCGGCGGTGCGGCTGCCGTCCTTCGCGGCCGCCAACGGCACGGTGGCCTTCACATTCGAGCAGGTGGCCTCCGTGCGCAACCCGAACCGCGCGCCGCTCGCGCACTTCGACAGCTCGCTCCGCGTCGCCTACGCCGGCGGCGAGATCGGCTCCATCTACATCCCCGCGGGCCTCATCGACAGCGGCAgcaccaagcactggtccaccaccTTCGCTGTGCCGGccttccccgcggccaccccgccGCCGCTGGACATGGCCGCGCAGCAGCCCGCCGCCGCGGCTGCCGTGATGGAGGTGGACTCGCTGCTAGTGGTGAAGGGCAAGGTGATGGTGCTGCGGGTGCTGACGCACCGGGTGCAGGCGTCCAAGGTGTGCCGCGTCGGCGTCTCGCCGATCGACGGCAGGGTGCTTGGCTTCCGCTGCTGA